From one Anoplolepis gracilipes chromosome 8, ASM4749672v1, whole genome shotgun sequence genomic stretch:
- the LOC140668467 gene encoding uncharacterized protein, protein MVPFIICLLPLVMSAPLNSQKIIENHHRNITSNVVVDMHDNILINIRFVKGFDKKEINLSNFFIHKVQQNVFDNVSEVESLILDNNLLIYLPEYVFVNLKKLRKLSLSGNKLMNFEKNVFAGLENLQYLDISRNPIRSFSTGHLYGLTKHVKIFTDENILYIISMSTFTNSFQVEKLKKKHLATNDFQETSESIELFENLQKKDPLLDFQVKLCKSDGIVTLLGTFEKNEELVEGCVPVEVNAMQVKLRKQNISGFQENWYQLQSLPICSLDLSHNKITEITRETLNDLPANVTYVSFRDNYIRGIPSQVIENNYLKRLNFESNLIEEIEEGAFERLNLQRLYLEENLLKSFNFVSSLPDTLIEFVVNDNNITSIPDGVFSKLYNLLYLTLANNKIETLQNGVFRGLKSLQFLSLMNNNIVTINRSVFTDLPNLETLHLHHNSIRDLQHNTFAELTALKRLNLAFNNIVKATFGELPSSVDSLYLNHNKINVLEKGNFVQAPKLVLSLTGNQISNIKRGAFNLTDLQGLILINNQLTTLEGDSYEGLNNLKRLWLSENKISKICKGAAKNLGNVHILDISNNPFQKLENGALYGLNTNNGGFILIYENNLKEIQSGIFDDIK, encoded by the coding sequence ATGGTGCCCTTCATCATATGTTTGCTGCCTTTAGTAATGAGCGCTCCCCTAAATTCGCAAAAAATCATCGAAAATCATCACCGAAATATAACTTCAAATGTAGTTGTGGATATGCATGACAATATCCTAATAAACATTCGATTCGTCAAAGGTTTTGATAAGaaggaaataaatttgtcaaatttttttattcacaaagTGCAACAAAATGTTTTCGATAACGTGAGCGAGGTGGAATCGCTTATATTAGACAACAATTTGTTGATTTATCTGCCAGAATATGTTTTTGTTAATCTGAAGAAGCTGAGGAAGCTGTCACTGTCGGGTAATAAACTAATGAActtcgaaaaaaatgtatttgccGGCCTGGAAAATCTGCAATACTTGGATATCTCTCGCAACCCCATCAGATCTTTCTCAACAGGACATTTGTACGGCCTCACCAAACACGTTAAGATTTTCACCGacgaaaatattctttatatcatCAGTATGAGCACGTTTACTAACTCCTTCCAAGTAGAGAAGCTGAAAAAGAAGCATCTAGCGACGAATGATTTCCAGGAGACGAGTGAATCGATAGAACTATTTGAAAATCTCCAAAAGAAGGACCCACTTTTGGATTTTCAAGTAAAACTCTGCAAGTCCGATGGTATCGTAACATTATTGGGGACTTTTGAAAAGAATGAAGAACTTGTTGAAGGTTGTGTTCCGGTCGAAGTCAACGCGATGCAAGTAAAGCTTCGCAAGCAGAACATCAGTGGTTTCCAGGAAAACTGGTATCAGTTGCAATCACTGCCGATCTGTTCTTTAGATCTGTCACATAATAAGATCACCGAGATCACAAGAGAGACGCTGAACGATCTACCAGCCAACGTGACATACGTATCTTTTCGAGACAATTATATTCGTGGGATCCCGAGTCAAGTAATCGAGAACAATTATCTGAAGAGACTCAACTTTGAAAGCAATTTAATCGAGGAGATCGAAGAAGGCGCCTTCGAGAGACTGAACTTACAAAGATTGTATCTGGAGGAAAATCTATTGAAAAGCTTCAACTTTGTCTCCAGTCTACCGGACACTTTGATAGAATTTGTCGTGAACGATAATAACATAACGTCTATTCCCGACGGTGTTTTTTCCAAGTTATATAATCTGTTATACCTGACTCTCGCCAACAATAAAATCGAAACTTTGCAGAACGGCGTTTTTCGAGGTTTAAAATCCTTGCAATTTCTGTCGCTGATGAACAACAATATAGTGACCATTAACCGTTCTGTTTTTACTGATCTGCCGAATCTCGAGACGCTCCATCTTCATCACAATTCTATACGCGATCTGCAACATAACACCTTTGCCGAGTTGACGGCTCTGAAGAGGTTAAATCTTGCCTTTAACAATATCGTGAAAGCTACGTTCGGCGAGCTTCCATCGTCCGTGGACTCTTTGTACCTCAATCATAACAAGATCAACGTGCTCGAAAAAGGCAATTTTGTTCAAGCCCCGAAACTCGTTCTGTCATTGACCGGAAACCAAATTTCTAACATAAAACGCGGCGCTTTCAATCTAACCGATCTTCAGGGTCTGATTTTGATCAATAATCAATTGACAACTCTAGAAGGTGATAGCTACGAAGgtctgaataatttaaaacgcCTCTGGCTctcggaaaataaaatatctaagatTTGCAAGGGCGCAGCGAAAAATTTGGGCAATGTTCACATCCTTGATATATCCAACAATCCATTCCAAAAATTGGAAAACGGCGCTCTTTACGGTCTCAACACTAACAATGGAGgcttcatattaatttatgaaaataatttgaaggAAATACAAAGCGGTATTTtcgatgatataaaataa